The Erwinia billingiae Eb661 nucleotide sequence CCGCAAAGACCTTCGCCTGCAGATAGGCATCCAGTCCGGTGACCAGCGCCGCTTCAGGGTAATCGGCATACCAGGGCTGAACATGCGCCGCCAGCGCCTGCGCGCTGTGCTGCTGCAACCACTGCTGCGCGGCGTTCATCGCCGCCGTAAAGGCAACGAATGCCGCATGTTTGGCGGCCAGCACGTCACGCCGCGCAATATAGGCACTCCACGGAATATCGCCGCACAGCGGTGCCAGGCTGGCGATGCTGTGCAGCTCGCCACGCGCAATATAAGGTGCCAGCGCGTGCATCGAATGCAAGGCGTAATCGGCTTCGCCACGGCTGACGGCAGCCATATCGGCCGCTTCGTCGCCGCTGCCGGCAATCAGCTCAACCTCGTTTTCAAGCTGGTGCTGACGCAGCAGCCTGGTGAAGCTCAGAGTCGCCGTGCCGACGTTGCCGACATCAATCACCCGCTTGCCGCGCAGGCTTTGCAGGCTAAACCCGCCGTCCGCAGTGCCGGCCGCGAGGAACCATGGGTTGGCAGACACCGCAGCAGCAAAGCACAGCAGCTCCGGGCCGTTTTCCTGATAATTTTTCATCATCACCATCGGGCCGCCAATGGTCAGATCGGCCTCACCCGCGATCACCGCCGGCACCTGGCCACCCTGCACGGTGTGACCGCCGGATTCTGCGGTGGTGAAGTTGACGCGAAGGCCGTGCTTTGCAAACAGGCCGAGGCTGTCGGCCAGATACTGCGCGCAGTAATAAATGCGGGATTCGCTGCGGTCGCCCTGGTTAAGCGTTAAAAGCATCGTCATCAGACGGGTTCTCCGGCAGAGGTAAGAAACGACGGGTTCAGCTCGCGGATTTCGCTGACGCCGCACCAGTGGCTGAGGGCGGTGATTTCATTCACCCAGCCCGACAACAGGCCAAATACCGCCTCTTCGCCACCGGCAACCAGCGCGCTTATCACCGGACGGACCACCAGCGATAATGACGCGCCCAGGCAGGCGGCGACCACCGCATCGGTGCCGCTGCGCACGCCGCCATCCAGTACCAGATCGCCGTGATACTGCTGACGCAATGCGGCCAGCTGTTGCACCGGCGTGGCCCAGCGCGAACTCTGGCGCAGGCCGATATTGGAGGCAATGATGCCCTGACAGCCGACGTTCTGCGCCGCAACCGCATCGTCAGGATGCAGAATGCCTTTTACCAGCAGCGGCAGCTGATGCCTGGCCGCCATTTCGCACGCCTGGCGGAGTTCGTCCCAGCCCCAGCACGGGAAAGCCGGCAACGCCTGCACGCCAGGTCCGGTGGAACCAATGGTTTTCATGCCGCGCTGTAATAGCGCCTCGCCAATCGAAAATCCGCCGGGCTGCAGGCCGGCAACCGGATGAACCGGTGCCAGCACTGTCAGAATAATGCCCTTTGCGCCGCATTCGGCGGCATGGGCGATCAACCCGGCAATGCGCGCGAGATCGCCCGCCGCACGCAGTTGCAGCCAGCAGCCGTCATACACCGCACAAATCTCGTTCAGCGGCGTGACCGTCTCCTCAGAGATGGCCAGCGGCAGCTGCAGACGCTTACAGGAACGGGCAATCGGCAGCAGCCCTTCGGGGTGAAAAATCGCGTCACCGGCAAACGCGCCGACGCCAAGCGGCGCGGCCCAACGCTGTCCGGCAAATTCAATCTGGGTGTTAATGCCTGTGTTGGCGCGCATCACGCGGGGCAGCAGGCGATAGCGTTGCAGGTCCTGACTGTTGACGTCACCAGCATCCAGCAGCGCATCCGCCGGCTGGCCCATCATATAGCGGTACAGCGGCTCGCCCAGACGCTGGCGGGTCTCCTGCTGGAAGGGCAGCCCGTTGGCTGAATCAGGCATGGTGACTCTCCTGATGGTCCTGTTCGTGTTTCAGGAAGGTGGCAAATGCGTCGGTTTCCGGCTGCTGCAGAATCGATGGCGGGCCCTGCTCAATCAGCTGGCCTCCCTGCAGGAACACCACGCGATCCGCCACGCTGGCGGCGAAGGCCACGTCATGGGTACTGATAATCATGGTGATGCCGGTTTGCGCCAGA carries:
- a CDS encoding ABC transporter substrate-binding protein, translating into MTMLLTLNQGDRSESRIYYCAQYLADSLGLFAKHGLRVNFTTAESGGHTVQGGQVPAVIAGEADLTIGGPMVMMKNYQENGPELLCFAAAVSANPWFLAAGTADGGFSLQSLRGKRVIDVGNVGTATLSFTRLLRQHQLENEVELIAGSGDEAADMAAVSRGEADYALHSMHALAPYIARGELHSIASLAPLCGDIPWSAYIARRDVLAAKHAAFVAFTAAMNAAQQWLQQHSAQALAAHVQPWYADYPEAALVTGLDAYLQAKVFAASPLMMQDDFDRFARLLTDAGWLSPAIPVPFAALVDVSLAASVKP
- a CDS encoding alpha-hydroxy acid oxidase, whose amino-acid sequence is MPDSANGLPFQQETRQRLGEPLYRYMMGQPADALLDAGDVNSQDLQRYRLLPRVMRANTGINTQIEFAGQRWAAPLGVGAFAGDAIFHPEGLLPIARSCKRLQLPLAISEETVTPLNEICAVYDGCWLQLRAAGDLARIAGLIAHAAECGAKGIILTVLAPVHPVAGLQPGGFSIGEALLQRGMKTIGSTGPGVQALPAFPCWGWDELRQACEMAARHQLPLLVKGILHPDDAVAAQNVGCQGIIASNIGLRQSSRWATPVQQLAALRQQYHGDLVLDGGVRSGTDAVVAACLGASLSLVVRPVISALVAGGEEAVFGLLSGWVNEITALSHWCGVSEIRELNPSFLTSAGEPV